The Halobacillus amylolyticus nucleotide sequence TTGAAAATCGGAACGACGAGTTCTGATTGGCTGGCTGAATCACAGGCAATATGACCTGGGAAGGCATTCACATCATGGACTCGTTGAGAAGTACCCTCCGAGACAGCTGTTCCGCAAACCCCTTTACCAGCGGGGATACGTACACACGCTGGAAGACCTTGGAAAGGCCCTAAAACAAGTTCATTTTCCCTCCATACGTAAAAGCCTACCCAATTCACATCATCGAGAAATTGATTTAATAACGACGATGCGTTTGAGAGATTCGCTATTTCGTCAGGTTCGCCATCAAGCAGGGCATCTAGTTGTTTGATGAGCATGTGATATTGATCTTCCTTCGTTCCTTTATAATGTGTGGATTGAAACATAGTAAAGCCTCCTTAAGATTATTGTTCGACAGGATTCCTGCCGTCTTGTCGGTAATTGGTGTACGATTTTTAGAGGAAATTCATCGTTTGTAGGGAATTCCCTAGTAAGGAGGAATCCAATGATGAACCGTCAAAATTCAACAAGACAAAAGGTGTTAGATGTCGCATGCCAATTATTTTACAGTCAAGGGTTCAGCGGGACATCCGTTCGAGATATCGCCAATCGTGCAAAGGTTAACGTATCATTGATTCATTACTACTTTAAAAGTAAACAAGGGCTGTTCGAATCACTAGCTATTCATTATTTTGAACCCTACCTTGAAATAATCGAACAAGAGGTTAATACAAATGCGGAACAAAATTTAGAATCATTAGTGAAAAGAATTTTACATTATAAGCAGGAACATTATCAACTTTCTTGTTTGGTCAATCGAGAGTTAACATTAAATACAGTATTTGCCAGAGAAATGCTGGTAACCTATTTAGCTAAAGAAAACCATTTGCTCACAAAGCTTTTATTTAACAAAACGAACAAGCTTGAGATCACATATAGAGAAAAATTGTGCTTAGTCCAGCTTAAGGGGTTATTAAATGCACCGTTCGTTATGCCACTAGAATTTCAAGAGTCGCTGCACTCGGATACATCGATAGCTCATTTTATTGATGTGTACAGTTCCCTTATGATGGATCGTAAAGCGTTAAAAGCAAAACGAGTCTTTAGCGTATGAGAGAAGAATCAAGTCCATCATAGTCCTGTGTGATTGCAGAGCTGCTGTGTGCATCTGAACCGTATATAAGTGGAATTCCCTTTGCAGAAGCCTTTCTAGCAATCTTTAGTGGTGGATAGGCTTCTTTGCAATGTTCTTTGTACATCCCCGCTCCATTATAATCAAGTGTCATTGAACCTTCTTTCACATGGTCTAAAAAATCTATGGCCATCTGTTCCCATGCTACAGGCGGTTCATAAAGCTGCTGGAATTTCTTAATTAGTGTCATATGACCAATCCTGTTAGGCTTATGGACTCCTAGATCAGCTGAAATAGATTGAACTAAAACATCATAATATAACTGATACAAATTGTTCGGGCTGCCGCTTGCTGCCAGGGCTTCTCTGTATACAGATGCACTGTAATCAATACAGTACCAATCCTTCTTTATGGGTAAAAAATGAACAGATAGAATGCTGTCGTCAAGAAAGCGTCCGTATTCATCTAAAAAAAGCTTCGTTTCCTCCTCAAAGCCTGAAATATAATCAACCTCGAGCCCGACCTTAACCTCAATGTCAGATTCGTAAGTTTTCTTCACATTTCTCACATTATTTATATAAGCTTCGAGAAGCCGTGGGTTCATCCCACTATCCTTGGTTGGTACAGGATCATTAAAGGATGGGGGCAAGGGGGCGTGCTCAGTAAATGTCATAGATGTATATCCAGTTTTAATTGCTTGTTCCACGTAAGATTCAAGGGAGTCAGAAGTCCCGTGTGGACAGTAAGGCGAATGAATATGACCGTCAATCATATGTTTACTCTTCCTCTCCTTTGCATTAATTGTCAATATGTTAATAAATTTGAAATATTTTAGCCAAAATGATTATATCCATGGTATCATAAGAGATAACTAATTTTTAATAAAAACGTAAAGATCTGCGAACGTGTATTTTGTAAGGAGGCTGTTTATGAGGTACTTCATTGGGGGCATTTTAGTACTGATCGCACTGATCATCTTCGGATTGATCTGGCGAAAGAAAGTATATGATGAAGTCGACCGTTTAGAGGGATGGAAGATGGACATCATGAATCGTAATGTAACAGAAGAATTATCCCGTGTAAAAGCATTAAATCTCTCTGGTCAAACTCAGGAGCGGTTTGAAACGTGGCGTAGTCGCTGGGATGAGATTTTAACTAGAGAACTTCCCGATCTAGAAGAAGACCTGTTTGATGCTGAAGAAGCAGCTGATCGTTATCGGATGAAACGTGTAAGAAAAGTGCTGAATCACACGGAGAAAAAGCTGCAAGCTGTTGAGCAAGATATAGAAGAAATGTTTAATGAGTTAGAAGTGCTGTTAGATTCGGAGAAAAGCAGTCGCTTAGAAATTGAAGCTTTAGCTCCTGACTTAAAAGAATTGAAGAAGAAGCTCATACATAACCGGCATCAATACGGTAAGGCTGTTCGATTGTTTGAATCTAGAGCTGAAGAGCTGGAAAGTGACCTAGATAAGTATGAGGAAAAAGTTGAGCAGGGAAATTATTTGGAAGCAAATGATCTTGTTCAGTCGGTCCGCGATAAACTTGTTCTTTTATCTGAAGAAGCAGCGTCCTTCCCGGAGCATTTAAAGAAAACTCAAACCGAACTTCCTGAACAGTTATCAGAGCTGCTGGCTGGTATGCGAGATATGGACGAGGAAGGCTACCGTGTTTCACACCTTGGTTTTATACCAGAAATAGAGAATTATCAGGAACAACTGAAAAAAAGTGTGGAATCTCTGGAGAAAGGTGATCAAGAAGGCGTTCAAGCGCTGATAGAGGAAATCGATACACGAATTCAGGAAATTTATCAAACACTCGAACAAGAAGCTCTTGCTAACACATTTGTTGAGAAACAGCGTCCCTCCTTCCAGGCATCTCTTGAAGAGTTGGATACGTTGTTACAAGAGACAAACCGAGAGTTAGACGACTTACAGGTGACCTATCAAATGGAGTCTGATGATCTAGAAACCCACCGTACAATAGATCAATCCATGACACTTCTAAAGAAAAAGTACCTAAACTTTGAAAAAAAACGTGAAGATGGGGAAACTTCTTTTTCAGAGCTTCGGGTTGAGCTTGAGGAATTTAAAGAACAGCTAGGCGAGCTTAATGTTAAGCACAAGAGCTTTAACGAACGGGTGCAAACCCTTCGTAAAGATGAGCTTGAAGCTAAAAATAAGTTAGCTGAAATGGAACAGTTGATTCTTGACACTCATCGACGGTTGAAAAGAAGTAATCTACCTGGCATTCCTGTCTATTTTTTCGAGGAAATGCAAAAAGCCGGTGAAGATATTGATCATGTGTTTCAAAGCCTCGAATTACAGCCGTTGGACATGGTGGAAGTGAATGATAAGCTTGGAGCAGCAATCGAACATACACAGGCGGTTAATCAAGATGCCGAAGTTCTTATTAAAAAGGCCCATCTAGTTGAGCGTCTCATTCAATATGGAAACCGCTATCGCAGTAAGTATCCTTTATTAGCTGCAGAACTGCTTGAAGCTGAAAATGATTTCAGATCTTACCGTTACGAGGAAGCTTTAGAAAAAGCTAGTTCAGCAATAAAGGAAGTTGATCCAGATGCATTCAGCCGCATTGAAGAAGGAGAACAAGTACCTGTTTAGGAAGTTTAACAGTTGATCGTTAACGGAAGAAATGGGTAAGACTGAAGGCCTTACAAAGAAACCATAAATGGAGACGCACGTGATAATGGGAAATTGGGCTGAAGATATGAGGGAAGGTGGAAAGCTACGCATTGACACTCTCCTTCACACACAAAATCTAAATTAGATCGATTTGCATTAAGCTAGCATCTAACAAGGATGCTAGCTTTATTTATGAGTGCAAATATTTATTTCCGGAGCATGTTATGATAGTATAATGGACTGCCAACGTAGAAAAGGGGTGCCACCGAATTGATTTATTTAGATAATAGCGCGACAACGAAACCATTACCAGAGGTACTGGAAAGTTATATGAAGGCAGCAACGACCTATTATGCTAACCCTTCTTCTATCCACCTTTTAGGAAGTGAAGCGGAAAGACTGCTTACAAAATCACGGAACATGGTGGCTGCTATAATGGGGATCGAGGCTAATGAGGTTCTGTTTACTTCTGGAGGTACGGAAGCTAACAACTTGGCTATTAAAGGAATTGCTCTTCAGCATCAAAATAGAGGAAAGCATATGATTACAACACAGATCGAGCATCCATCGGTATTAGAAGCTTTCCGTGGGCTGGAGGACCTTGGATTTGAGGTGACCTATCTCGGTGTAGATCAGGAAGGTTACGTCGACCCTTGCGATCTCGAAAATACAATACGCGAAGATACCATCTTAGTAAGCATTATGTCAGTTAATAATGAACTTGGGACGATTCAGCCTGTTCAGGAAATCGGGAAGATAGCAAAAAAGTATCCGAAGTTGTTTTTCCACGTTGATCATGTTCAAGGACTTGGAAAAGTACCGATGAATGTTGGGCAGTCAAACATTGATTTGTGCTCAGTATCTGGACATAAAATTCACGGGTTAAAAGGAACAGGGGCATTGTTTGTGCGCGGCAATGTAACCCTGTTTCCGTTGCTGCATGGTGGCAGTCAAGAGAATGGGAAGCGAGCTGGGACAGAGAACTTGCCAGCGGTTGTGGCCTTTGCTAAAGCACTAAGGTTAATTATGGATAAGGAACAAAATCACTTGCCAGAGTTAATTAGTCTTCAAAAATATGTTAGGCACCAGCTTAGTCAAATAGATTCATTGCTTATTAATTCTCCTGTCAATAGTGCTCCACACATCGTAAATGTTTCACTACCTGGATTTAAGCCAGAAGTAATCATTCATACACTAGCCCAGAGAGGAATTTATATTTCTACAAAATCTGCTTGCTCCTCTAAACAACCGGATGTTAGTTCAGTTTTGAAGGCTTGTCGGATAGATGCTTCCCGGACAACTTCATCGTTAAGAATTAGCTTGTCCTATCAAAATACAGTGACAGAAATTGATCAATTCATTCAAGCACTAAAAGAGGCGATTGTTCATTTAAAAACATCGATGGGGAGGTAACTATGGAATTTGATCACATTTTAATTCGCTATGGTGAATTGTTTATAAAAGGGAAAAACAGAAAGTATTTTGAACGTAAACTACAAAGTAATTTAATCAAAAAGTTGAAGGAATTCAACAATGTTCGTGTTTCTAAAAAAAGGGACCGGATGTATGTGCTCCTAAACGGTGAAGATCCTTATCAAGTAATGAATAAGTGTCAGCTAGTCTTTGGAATCCATACCTTAAGTTTTGCAATAAAAGTGGAGAAAGATGCAGATGTAATAAAGCAGGCAGCATTGGCTGCGTTACAAGATTCTCCTGAAGCACGAACATTTAAAGTGTCAGCTAAGCGAGCCGACAAGGAGTTCCCAATCCGCTCGCAAGACTTGAATCAACTGATCGGCGGGTATGTACTCTCAAATACGGAAGGGATCACTGTTAACGTTCATCACCCGGATGTTGAGTTAAAGGTAGAGGTCCGAAATGATGCTGCTTATATAACTGCACAGGATTACCCGGGTGCCGGCGGACTTCCGGTCGGGACAACTGGTAATTCACTGCTCCTTCTTTCAGGGGGGATCGATAGCCCGGTTTCAGGATATTTGACATTGAAGCGGGGCGTGGAGCTTGAAGCCATTCATTTTCATTCTCCCCCCTATACGAGTGAACGTGCCAAGCAAAAGGTGCTGGACCTTGCGAGCGAACTTTCTAAGTACGGGAACAAAATAAAGGTCCATATTATTCCTTTTACCGCTATCCAGGAGAAAATTCACCGTGAGACACCTGAAGGGTACAGTATGACGATTATGCGCAGGATGATGATGAGAATTAGTGCGCAAATAGCTAAGCAACAAGAAATTTTATCTTTGACGACCGGGGAGAGCCTTGGTCAAGTGGCAAGTCAAACGATGGAAAGTATGAATGCCATTAATGAAGTAACGAACTTACCTATTATTCGCCCGTTAGCAGCTATGGATAAGCTTGAAATTATAGGTGTTTCAAGAAAGATTAACACGTATGATCTTTCTGTGCTTCCGTATGAAGACTGTTGCACGATTTTTGTACCGAAAGCTCCGAAAACTAAGCCAACAAGGGAAAAAGCGAGCTATTATGAGTCTACTGTCGAGTTCAGTCAGGATATTGCTGACGCCATTGAGCAATCCTATATCGTGGAAGTAAATGGTAATGAAGAAAGTAAAGACGAGTTTGAGGATTTGCTTTAAGTGGAAGGCTCACGTTGCATCGCATCGTGAGCTTTTTACGAGGGATTGCGCTTCGTGTGTCAAATATGCAAATTTCAGCTTCAATGGTTCAAAAACGGTGTATTTTCGAGTCTATACTTGCAACACAATTTTTTACTTTTTCGGCCAAATTATGTATTGTAAAAATAGAATCAATAGGAAGGGGCAGGTAAATGAAGTTATGGTATGGCGGTAAAATATATACGATGAAAACGGAGGGGGAATGGGTTGAGGCAGTTATTTCTGATGGTGGAACAATTGTAGCTACAGGACAGACTCAAGACCTTTATACTTCCTACCAAGAGTCTATCACGGAGGAAATCAATTTAAAAGGGGCCGTGATGTACCCTGGTTTTACGGATAGTCACCTTCATATCATCGGCCACGGGGAAAGGCTTATGCGGCTTGATTTATCTTTTATGAAGTCAGCTGAAGAGGTGAAGCAAGCCTTAAGCCTTCATGCTGAACAGCTAGATAAAGGTGACTGGATCATTGGTGAAGGTTGGAATGAAAATCAGTGGGAAGATAAACGCATCATACATAAAGATGAGTTAGATGAGCTGACAAGCAACCATCCGATCGTGCTCACAAGAGTATGTCGCCATGCTTTGCTAGCCAATTCAAAAGCAATGGAGCTTGCTGGAGTGAATAGGCAGACGCCTGATCCTCAAGGTGGTGTGATCGTACGTGACGGCCAACTCGAACCAATGGGTTACTTTCATGATCAAGCACAGGATTTAATTAAGCAGGCAATGCCTGAGGTTACTCTAGAATACTTAAGAAAAGCGACAGGGCTTGCTGTTAGTGATATGCATGCTCATGGTCTGGTTGGAGGTCATAGCGAAGATCTTAATTATTACGGTGGCTTTAAAAAGACTTATGATGCCTTTACTGAGGTGATTAATGGGGATGACGTTAAGTTTCGGGCTCACCTGCTCGTGCATAATGGAGTACTGGAGGATATGGATGAAGAGGGTTTAGGGTTTAAGAAAGGTACGGAATTTGTGGAGCTTGGCGCTGTGAAAATTTTCACTGATGGAGCACTTGGCGGCAGAACAGCGTGGTTGGCTGATGATTATGCTGACGATGAGGGAAATCGAGGTGTGGCCATCTATACAGAGGACCAACTGAAAGAAATTGTCCTTAAGGCGCGCAAACGGAACATGCCTATCGCTGTGCATGCTATTGGAGATGCTGCAACGGAAGCGATTGCCAATGTTATTATGGAATATCCTCTCCAAACAGGTGAAAGAGATCGGATTATTCATGCCCAAATTTTAAGCCCAGGACTGATAGATAAATTAAAGAGGCTGAATGTTATTCTTGATATCCAGCCTACTTTTGTTGCTTCAGATTTTCCTTGGGTGATGGATCGTCTTGGTCATGTTCGCTTAAAAACCTCCTATTCGTGGAAGACGCTGTTGGATGCTGGTATTGTCTGTGCCGGGGGATCTGATGCTCCAATTGAGGAAATAAACCCACTGCTTGGAATACGAGCTGCGGTAGATCGTCGTGCAAGCTACGACAATCAAGTGTACCAGACTGAAGAACGTCTCTCCGTATATGAAGCCATTTCCTTATATACAAAGGGAAGTGCTTATGCCATTGGGAGAGAGGATTTACAAGGAATGATTGAAACAAATTTCGTTGCTGATTTTACCATTTTGGATCGAGATTTATTCGCCCTTAAACCACATGAATTGGCAGATGCTATGGTAACGATGACGGTAGTAGATGGTGAGATCATGTACCAACGAGTATAAGGAAAAGCCAGGCTTATTGCCTGGCTTTCGCATTTGAACAGATTTTTTATAAAAAGGTACGCTGAACCCGTTCCCAATAGGAGTTATTTTTCAATTTCACTGTCTTTATCACTTTGTCACTTAATTTTACAGTTATGTCTTTGATGTTACGGATGGAGAAGGCTTCATTATCCATGCCGATAATTGGGTAGTCGTTACCGTCTTGACGAACACTCAATCTCAGTGTTCGCTCAGGGCCTAAAATAAAGGACGAACCGAGTGTACGGTAGCGATTATTATTTAGTGAGGCAAGCTCGCTTACTTGAAAGCAAGGCAGTTTCGGATCGACAACAGCGCCCTTTGTCGATTTGTTATAGCCCGTGCTGCCCGTCGGAGTTGCCACGATCAACCCATCGCCACGAAACGTTTCAAAGTAAGTATCGTCAATAAATACATCTATTACAATCGATTTAATAAGGGTGGAGCGGACGCTGCACTCGTTTAAACAACAATAGCTTGATTCATTATTCACGGTCGATTCAATGACTGGAAAACGGCGAACCTCAAGTTCGGCATTAAGCATGGAATCGACCATTTCATTGTAATTATCTAGGTTAAAGTCACAGTAAAGTCCAGCCTCATCTTTGCTCCTAATTCCAACGTACAAGCAGTCTTGGCGAAAGCCTGTTTTTCTAACTGCTTGAAGGAATGTACCGTCTCCTCCTACAGATATAATAATATTTGCATCCTTGGAATCATCAACAATGTTAAAATCATTTTCTATCGCAAGCTGATATAAGGGTGCAAGTTTTTCTTCTAACTCGTCATTTGGATGATAATAAAAATAGAGATTTCTGCGTTGATTGGACATTGCGAAAGCCTCCTAAGTGGGATTCATTATGTATTTTACCACACTATAGCAGACGGATGAATAGGTGGGAATTGTGATCGGGGATTGAATGAATAGGACCAGACGAATGGATTATGTTGAAGTCCGTTCAATTTTTCGTTATGGTTGTGAATAGAATCAAGGGCTTGACTGAGAACGCATGGAACGGACGCTGCAATGCGTTCTATTCGTATGAGATGAAAGTCGGAAACAAACAGGAGGATTATGATGAAACAAGAGCAGGTAGGTAAGTTATATGAATGGATTGATGAGACAGCAACCATTGTCGAAATGGATATGAATATTACGTACTTAGAAGCAGTTGCTGAAACGCTGGATACATTATTTAATGGGCAGCCTTTTGATGATATAAGCGAGCAATTGTCTACTAAATTGACAAACCAGTTAGTGAAAATAACTAAAGGGGAGTACGAGAAAGAAGAAATACGTAAAGCCGTACAACTTGCTATTTTAAAGGGAATGAAGGGTGCAACACAGCAACAACACCTGATAACACCTGATTCTGTAGCCATGTTTATGGGGTATATTGCCTCAAAGTTATTTGAAGGGGAAGGGAAGCTGAAACTGTTTGACCCTGCTGCCGGTACTGGGAACTTAATAACGTCAGTAATGAACCAGCTTGAGCTGGACCTTACAGCCTACGGTAGTGAAGTGGACCATACATTAATTCAATTAGCTGTAGCCAATGCAAATTTACAAGAGAATCCTATTGAGTTTTTCCATCAGGATAGTCTACGCCCGTTCTTAATGGAGCCGGTCGACTTTGTTTTTGGCGATCTTCCAGTGGGGTATTATCCGGATGATGTACAAGCTAAACAATATAACCTAAAAGCTGAAGAAGATCACTCCTATGCCCATCATTTGTTTATTGAACAAGGGCTAAATTATACAAAAGCCGGAGGATATTTAATGTTTATCGTTCCAAATTTCCTCTTCGACAGTGATCAGTCTCAGTCCCTTAACGAGCATCTTAGAGAGGAAGCGCATATTGTTGGAATGCTTCAGCTGTCAGATTCGCTTTTTAAGGACGAAAAGCACGGTAAAAGTATCTTAATTTTGCAGAAGAAAGGTGAGAAAACAAAACCTCCTAAGCAAGCGCTGTTGGTAAAGCTTCCATCCTTTAAGAACCCGGATGCAATGGCAGATATTCTTGCTCAAATGAATCAGTGGTTCAGTGAATATAAAACGATGAAATTGTGAGAATATAAGAAATATATCAAGTAAACGTTATCATGTTCCTTTCACCTTGAAAACGAGTCATACGGGTGGTTAAATGGTAGTGGTAGAAAGATACGAACCTATATTTTAAGGGGATGAACAACGTTGAATAGTATTCTTGCGATAAATGCAGGTAGTTCTTCTTTAAAATTTCAATTGATCGAAATGCCTGAAGAAACAGTTGTAACAAAGGGTCTGATTGAACGTATTGGCCTGGAGGACGCTGTCTTTACAATAGAATTTAATGGAGAAAAGGATAAAACGGTAACAAGCATTCCCGATCATAGTGTGGCTGTTTCATTGCTTTTAGATAAGCTTACAGGTCACGGAATTATCCAATCTCTCGATGAAATAAACGGGGTAGGACACCGTGTTGTGCATGGTGGTGAGCGCTTTAGTGAATCTGTCTTGATTACAGATGACGTCATTAAGGAGATTGAAGGTGTATCTGATCTGGCACCACTTCACAATCCTGCTAACTTGACCGGAATTCGTGCTTTTAGGGAAGTATTGCCTAATGTGCCGCATGTCGCTGTATTCGACACAGCTTTCCACCAAACGATGCCGGAACAATCTTATTTATATAGCCTGCCTTATGAATACTACGAAGAGTATGGAATTCGTAAATACGGCTTCCATGGTACGTCACATAAGTATGTCACAGAACGTGCTTCTGAAATGCTTGGTCGTCCAGTAGAACAACTTCGCTTGCTCTCCTGCCATCTTGGGAACGGAGCAAGTATTGCAGCGATTGAAGGTGGAAAGTCGATTGATACATCGATGGGCTTCACACCACTTGCCGGAGTGACTATGGGTACACGTTCGGGGAATATTGACCCTGCCCTCATTCCATTTATCATGGACAAGACGGGTAAATCGGCTAGTGAAGTGATGAATGTATTAAACAAAGAGAGTGGAATGCTTGCGCTTTCAGGTTTCTCAAGTGACTTACGAGATATTGAAGAAAAAGCATCTGAAGGTGATGAGCGTGCAGAACTAGCACTGGAAGTGTTTGCTAACCGGATTCATAAATATATCGGTTCTTACGCTTCTCGTATGCACGGCATTGATGGCATTATTTTTACTGCTGGTGTCGGTGAAAATAGTACATCGATTCGCGAACGTGTGTTAAGAGGCCTAGAGTTTATGGGAGTGTACTGGGATCCTTCTCTAAATCAGGTAAGAGGCAAAGAAGCATTTGTCAATTATCCGCATTCACCTGTTAAAGTGATGGTCATTCCTACGAACGAAGAAGTTATGATTGCTCGTGACACAGTTGAAAAAGGCTTATAAGGCTTGATATGATGGGGTTTTGGTTATCTAAATAATTAAAAAATTGGTTAATACAGTGTCTTATTAACCAAGACAAACTTTCTGAGTGATTCTGTTCTTATGTAATTAAATTGCATAAGAAGGGGGTCGCTCATTTTTTATGCCTAGACCACAAGACCGAAAAACAAAAAGGTATCAACGGAAGAAGAAATAGTAACCTAGATGATGCAAGAAACCTGGGAACCTCTCTATTCGAGGAGTCAAAGGATCGATCCCTTTAATTTTTGCATCTCTTACCCTGGGAATTTCCACAGCGGCCTTTTGGACATTTTCCAGATCTTTTATTGAAGTGGCTGGTGATTATAGTGATTGGCAGCTTTCTGGATTTTGGGTCATTATAGGACTATTTGGTGTGCTAGGAGGGTTTTCAGGTTCTTTAGTTGAAAAAAGGAGACTGTCTTTAGCTTATAAGTTAGGGAGTTTGTTGATTGCTTCAGCTTCGATCATTCTATCTTTTTCACCTGGGAACTTGTTAATGACTTACCTATCGGCTGGACTCTTCGGTTGCTCCTATATATTTTTAACCGGAGTTCTTCTTGTCTGGGGAAGCCGTGTATTTATTACGAATGCATCATTAGGTATTGGCGTTCCATTTTTACTTTTGGCGGTGGGGCAAGTCATAGGTTCGTTAGTCGCTGGATTGTTTATTGGAATATGGGGCTATGTTACTTCTTTTATACTTTATGGATTAGTTGGTATGGTGGCTACCCTTATAGCTCCAAAAAAGAGTTAGAAAGATAGTGGTTTGATATCCTATGAAACAAGAAAGTGATTAGGAACACACAATAAAACAAGAATACCATGTATTTCTGTTAAATAATCTTGATATCGAGTCTTGAAGATCAGCGCGATTGCTAAGTAGTGAATTGTGATCTTTCTTCATATATGAGCCATTTAATTGAATAAAGCTAACATTAAGCACAAAAAAATTAAACGCAATCCTATTTTGCATCAAAGTGATACGGTAAAGTATATCCTTAATAAACATATTACATGTGAATTAGAGGGGAGAGGATTTTTGTGCTTAATTACGATAACCGGAAACCTGTATCCGTGCAAAATATAGAGAGTGGG carries:
- a CDS encoding amidohydrolase; translated protein: MKLWYGGKIYTMKTEGEWVEAVISDGGTIVATGQTQDLYTSYQESITEEINLKGAVMYPGFTDSHLHIIGHGERLMRLDLSFMKSAEEVKQALSLHAEQLDKGDWIIGEGWNENQWEDKRIIHKDELDELTSNHPIVLTRVCRHALLANSKAMELAGVNRQTPDPQGGVIVRDGQLEPMGYFHDQAQDLIKQAMPEVTLEYLRKATGLAVSDMHAHGLVGGHSEDLNYYGGFKKTYDAFTEVINGDDVKFRAHLLVHNGVLEDMDEEGLGFKKGTEFVELGAVKIFTDGALGGRTAWLADDYADDEGNRGVAIYTEDQLKEIVLKARKRNMPIAVHAIGDAATEAIANVIMEYPLQTGERDRIIHAQILSPGLIDKLKRLNVILDIQPTFVASDFPWVMDRLGHVRLKTSYSWKTLLDAGIVCAGGSDAPIEEINPLLGIRAAVDRRASYDNQVYQTEERLSVYEAISLYTKGSAYAIGREDLQGMIETNFVADFTILDRDLFALKPHELADAMVTMTVVDGEIMYQRV
- the thiI gene encoding tRNA uracil 4-sulfurtransferase ThiI, with product MEFDHILIRYGELFIKGKNRKYFERKLQSNLIKKLKEFNNVRVSKKRDRMYVLLNGEDPYQVMNKCQLVFGIHTLSFAIKVEKDADVIKQAALAALQDSPEARTFKVSAKRADKEFPIRSQDLNQLIGGYVLSNTEGITVNVHHPDVELKVEVRNDAAYITAQDYPGAGGLPVGTTGNSLLLLSGGIDSPVSGYLTLKRGVELEAIHFHSPPYTSERAKQKVLDLASELSKYGNKIKVHIIPFTAIQEKIHRETPEGYSMTIMRRMMMRISAQIAKQQEILSLTTGESLGQVASQTMESMNAINEVTNLPIIRPLAAMDKLEIIGVSRKINTYDLSVLPYEDCCTIFVPKAPKTKPTREKASYYESTVEFSQDIADAIEQSYIVEVNGNEESKDEFEDLL
- a CDS encoding NAD kinase; the protein is MSNQRRNLYFYYHPNDELEEKLAPLYQLAIENDFNIVDDSKDANIIISVGGDGTFLQAVRKTGFRQDCLYVGIRSKDEAGLYCDFNLDNYNEMVDSMLNAELEVRRFPVIESTVNNESSYCCLNECSVRSTLIKSIVIDVFIDDTYFETFRGDGLIVATPTGSTGYNKSTKGAVVDPKLPCFQVSELASLNNNRYRTLGSSFILGPERTLRLSVRQDGNDYPIIGMDNEAFSIRNIKDITVKLSDKVIKTVKLKNNSYWERVQRTFL
- a CDS encoding cysteine desulfurase family protein, encoding MIYLDNSATTKPLPEVLESYMKAATTYYANPSSIHLLGSEAERLLTKSRNMVAAIMGIEANEVLFTSGGTEANNLAIKGIALQHQNRGKHMITTQIEHPSVLEAFRGLEDLGFEVTYLGVDQEGYVDPCDLENTIREDTILVSIMSVNNELGTIQPVQEIGKIAKKYPKLFFHVDHVQGLGKVPMNVGQSNIDLCSVSGHKIHGLKGTGALFVRGNVTLFPLLHGGSQENGKRAGTENLPAVVAFAKALRLIMDKEQNHLPELISLQKYVRHQLSQIDSLLINSPVNSAPHIVNVSLPGFKPEVIIHTLAQRGIYISTKSACSSKQPDVSSVLKACRIDASRTTSSLRISLSYQNTVTEIDQFIQALKEAIVHLKTSMGR
- the hisJ gene encoding histidinol-phosphatase HisJ, whose translation is MIDGHIHSPYCPHGTSDSLESYVEQAIKTGYTSMTFTEHAPLPPSFNDPVPTKDSGMNPRLLEAYINNVRNVKKTYESDIEVKVGLEVDYISGFEEETKLFLDEYGRFLDDSILSVHFLPIKKDWYCIDYSASVYREALAASGSPNNLYQLYYDVLVQSISADLGVHKPNRIGHMTLIKKFQQLYEPPVAWEQMAIDFLDHVKEGSMTLDYNGAGMYKEHCKEAYPPLKIARKASAKGIPLIYGSDAHSSSAITQDYDGLDSSLIR
- the ezrA gene encoding septation ring formation regulator EzrA, with protein sequence MRYFIGGILVLIALIIFGLIWRKKVYDEVDRLEGWKMDIMNRNVTEELSRVKALNLSGQTQERFETWRSRWDEILTRELPDLEEDLFDAEEAADRYRMKRVRKVLNHTEKKLQAVEQDIEEMFNELEVLLDSEKSSRLEIEALAPDLKELKKKLIHNRHQYGKAVRLFESRAEELESDLDKYEEKVEQGNYLEANDLVQSVRDKLVLLSEEAASFPEHLKKTQTELPEQLSELLAGMRDMDEEGYRVSHLGFIPEIENYQEQLKKSVESLEKGDQEGVQALIEEIDTRIQEIYQTLEQEALANTFVEKQRPSFQASLEELDTLLQETNRELDDLQVTYQMESDDLETHRTIDQSMTLLKKKYLNFEKKREDGETSFSELRVELEEFKEQLGELNVKHKSFNERVQTLRKDELEAKNKLAEMEQLILDTHRRLKRSNLPGIPVYFFEEMQKAGEDIDHVFQSLELQPLDMVEVNDKLGAAIEHTQAVNQDAEVLIKKAHLVERLIQYGNRYRSKYPLLAAELLEAENDFRSYRYEEALEKASSAIKEVDPDAFSRIEEGEQVPV
- a CDS encoding GAF domain-containing protein; the protein is MFQSTHYKGTKEDQYHMLIKQLDALLDGEPDEIANLSNASSLLNQFLDDVNWVGFYVWRENELVLGPFQGLPACVRIPAGKGVCGTAVSEGTSQRVHDVNAFPGHIACDSASQSELVVPIFKDGQIYGVLDIDSPSIGRFDEADEEHLSLFVKTLEKHI
- the refZ gene encoding forespore capture DNA-binding protein RefZ, which gives rise to MMNRQNSTRQKVLDVACQLFYSQGFSGTSVRDIANRAKVNVSLIHYYFKSKQGLFESLAIHYFEPYLEIIEQEVNTNAEQNLESLVKRILHYKQEHYQLSCLVNRELTLNTVFAREMLVTYLAKENHLLTKLLFNKTNKLEITYREKLCLVQLKGLLNAPFVMPLEFQESLHSDTSIAHFIDVYSSLMMDRKALKAKRVFSV